Genomic segment of Candidatus Eisenbacteria bacterium:
CATGCATGGTGCTCGGCTAGTCCTTTGCCCCCACGGAAAGCGAGGTGAACGGTGATGGAGAGATGCCCGGTTTGTGGAATGGAAGTCAATCCCAAGGAAGGTCCGCTGCAGGAGAGCTATCAGGGCAAGACCTATTACCTCTGCTCCGAAGAATGTCAGCAGGAGTTCAACCAGGAGCCGCAGCGGTACGTCGGCCAGAAGGTGCGCTAGCCGTGGCGCGCCAACGCGCCACTCGGACGAACGGCCGTTCGAGGAAAGTGCGCTATGCCGTCGTCGGTCTCGGCTTCATCGCCCAGCGGGCAGTGCTGCCGGCGTTCGATCGTGCCGACGAGAACTCCGAGCTCGCCGCGCTGATTT
This window contains:
- a CDS encoding YHS domain-containing protein yields the protein MERCPVCGMEVNPKEGPLQESYQGKTYYLCSEECQQEFNQEPQRYVGQKVR
- a CDS encoding gfo/Idh/MocA family oxidoreductase yields the protein MARQRATRTNGRSRKVRYAVVGLGFIAQRAVLPAFDRADENSELAALI